The sequence ttcaacaacggttgaaaactgcccaaagtcgacaaaagagctacgctgacattaaaagaaaagatatagaatttgaaattggagagatggtcatgcttaaagttgcaccttggaaaggcgttgttcgatttggtaaacgagggaaattaaatccaaggtatattggaccattcaaaattattgatcgtgtcggaccagtagcttaccgacttgagttacctcaacaactcgcggctgtacataacactttccacgtctcgaatttgaagaaatgttttgctaaagaagatctcactattccgtaagatgaaatccaaatcaacgaaaaacttcaattcatcgaagaacccgtcgaaataatggatcgtgaggttaaaagacttaagcaaaacaagataccaattgttaaggttcgatggaatgctcgtagaggacccgagttcacctgggagcgtgaagatcagatgaagaagaaatacccgcatctctttccagaagattcgtcaacaccttcaacagcttaaaatttcgggacgaaatttatttaacgggtaggtactgtagtgacccgaacttttccatgtttatatatattaattgagattgatatttacatgattaaatttttccaacatattaagcaataaaacttgttaagacttgattaattgaaataggtttcatatagacaattgactacccaagttgaccggtgattcacgaacgttaaaacttgtaaaaactatatgatgacatatatatggttatatatatagttaacatgatattatgataagtaaacatatcattaagtatattaacaatgaactacatatgtaaaaacaagactactaacttaatgattttgaaacgagacatatatgtaacgattatcgttgtaacgacatttaatgtatatatatcatattaagagatatttgtacatcataatatcatgataatataataatttaaaatctcttttgatattataaacattgggttaacaacatttaacaagatcgttaacctaaaggtttcaaaacaacatttacatgtaacgactaacgatgacttaacgactcagttaaaatgtatatacatgtagtattttaatatgtattcatacactttttaaagacttcaagacacttatcaaaatacttctacttaacaaaaatgcttacaattacatcctcgttcagtttcatcaacaattctactcgtatgcacccgtattcgtactcgtacaatacacagcttttagatgtatgtactattggtatatacactccaatgatcagctcttagcagcccatgtgagtcacctaacacatgtgggaaccatcatttggcaactagcatgaaatatctcataaaattacaaaaatatgagtaatcattcatgacttatttacatgaaaacaaaattacatatcctttatatctaattcatacaccaacgaccaaaaacacctacaaacactttcattcttcaattttcttcatctaattgatctctctcaagttctatcttcaagttctaagtgttcttcataaattccaaaagttctagtttcataaaatcaagaatactttcaagtttgctagctcacttccaatcttgtaaggtgatcatccaacctcaagaaatctttgattcttacagtaggttatcattctaatacaaggtaataatcatattcaaactttggttaaatttctataactataacaatcttatttcaagtgatgatcttacttgaacttgttttcgtgtcatgattctgcttcaagaacttcgagccatccaaggatccgttgaagctagatccatttttctcttttccagtaggtttatccaaggaacttaaggtagtaattatgttcataacatcattcgattcatacatataaagctatcttattcgaaggtttaaacttgtaatcactagaacatagtttagttaattctaaacttgttcgcaaacaaaagttaatccttctaacttgacttttaaaatcaactaaacacatgttctatatctatatgatatgctaacttaatgatttaaaacctgaaaacacgaaaaacaccgtaaaaccggatttacgccgtcgtagtaacaccgcgggctgttttgggttagttaattaaaaactatgataaactttgatttaaaagttgttattctgagaaaatgatttttattatgaacatgaaactatatccaaaaattatggttaaactcaaagtggaagtatgttttctaaaatggttatctagacgttgttctttcgactgaaatgactacctttacaaaaacgacttgtaacttatttttccgactaaaaacctatactttttctgtttagtttcataaaatatagttcaatatgaaaccatagcaatttgattcactcaaaacggatttaaaatgaagaagttatgggtaaaacaagattggataatttttctcattttagctacgtgaaaattggtaacaaatctattccacccataacttaatcaacttgtattgtatattatgtaatcttgagataccatagacacgtatacaatgtttcgacctatcatgtcgacacatctatatatatttcggaacaaccataaacactctatatgtgaatgttggagttagctatacagggttgaggttgattccaaaatatatatagtttgagttgtgatcaatactgagatacgtatacactgggtcgtggattgattcaagataatatttatcgatttatttctgtacatctaactgtggacaactagttgtaggttactaacgaggacagctgacttaataaacttaaaacatcaaaatatattaaaagtgttgtaaatatattttgaacatactttgatatatatgtatatattgttataggttcctgaatcaaccagtggccaagtcttacttcccgacgaagtaaaaatctgtgaaagtgagttatagtcccacttttaaaatctaatatttttgggatgagaatacatgcaggttttataaatgatttacaaaatagacacaagtacgtgaaactacattctatggttgaattatcgaaatcgaatatgcccctttttattaagtctggtaatctaagaattagggaacagacaccctaattgacgcgaatcctaaagatagatctattgggcctaacaaaccccatccaaagtaccggatgctttagtacttcgaaatttatatcatatccgaagggtgtcccggaatgatggggatattcttatttatgcatcttgttaatgtcggttaccaggtgttcaccatatgaatgatttttatctctatgtatgggatgtgtattgaaatatgaaatcttgtggtctattattatgatttgatatatataggttaaacctataactcaccaacatttttgttgacgttttaagcatgtttattctcaggtgattattaagagcttccgctgtcgcatacttaaataaggacgagatttggagtccatgcttgtatgatattgtgtaaaaactgcattcaagaaacttattttgttgtaacatatttgtattgtaaaccattatgtaatggtcgtgtgtaaacaggatattttagattatcattatttgataatctacgtaaaactttttaaacctttattgatgaaataaaggttatggtttgttttaaaatgaatgcagtctttgaaaaacgtctcatatagaggtcaaaacctcgcaacgaaatcaattaatatggaacgtttttaatcaataagaacgggacatttcaacatgggACCCATGTATTTAGAAGTTCATTAGTGTTACAATtacaaataaagaaaattaaagacatatatcaacaatattcatcataaaaacttaCATTAAATGCTAAAAACAATAATTAGATAGAGATCACATACTCAACATGTTCTGTATTAAGAAGTTGATGAAAAGTGTCATGCTTGAATCATGTAAGAATGTGACAATGCAATGTCTATACTTGTGTTACTTATAAATTctttaaataaaatatttttataGGCATACTTTTTGCTACCATTGTCAATGTAACAACCCACATTGTGTATAGTAAATTAAAGTATTAAACCTTCAAACTATTAGATAACATGCAAGTGTGCAATTTTGTTTCAACCTTAGGCTCTGTTCAAATTTGGTTAGGTATCATGAAAGCAGCATAACATAAAACAAAAACACATCACTCTTCACTTGTGCAATTTAATACAACTGATTGTTTCAACTTGGCAACATGAATCTTAAAGTACAAGTTTTATCTTCCTTAGAACTTATCTTAGTTATTTCCTAATATAAGCTTAAAGAGTACCTGTTTCCTTAACAGAATGTCGGTATTTGAATGCAATTTAAAACTTGTGGTATAAGTATTAGTATCAAGTATCCGATAATAAAAGAAAATACCAAATTCATGTGACGAAGAGTCGAAGACGACATCTCTATCTACTCAAATACTTAAGTATCAACTTCCACACGAAAATGATGTTTATCTTCTACTTTTCGTGTGTTTTAGGGGAAGATTCCGGTGTCACATTCTATGTCAAGTTAGCATAAAAGCAAATGTATTCGGAAAAAGATGCTTTCAAGTAATCGATGTTTCATTGTATGATCCTTTAGTAATTAACTGCTTCTTGTTATAATAACAACACACATACACAACTCATGTTTTGCATATTACACGCGAGTATAGGAAGCCTACGAAATGTACATGATCAGTTAATCTTGAATTATCATATAAAAGTGAACTACTTGCATGTGGTTATGAGTTCGAGTTTCGTCGCTAACAAAATGTGTGTATGTGTTTGCCTTTCAGAAAGAAAAAAAAGTGAACTACTTTAACTATTCAGTTTAATTTATTTAAGTCATAACATGACTACTAATATTGTACAAACTATACTTAATTCAATAAAATGGCATGTAAACATCAAGAAAGACACACCGTAATCCCATGTATATCCGAATAAAAGATGGCTCCAATTCGGTGATGTGTCTTTTCTTGTAAAGCCATATGCAATATTTCTAGTTCTAaagtacttttttttttcttttttgtaacTAAAGACAAAATAAAACCTAACTTAAATCGGAATAAAAGATAAAACCCATGGTTTATAAACTAAAACAACCCAAATTTAGAGGTACCACATGTAAGTTACAATAAAGTTGAAAACTTTAGTTCAACTCATCCATTTGTATCaccaacccaacccaacccaaccAAACCACCCAAACAAACAAAGGTTAAGTTTTTGAGTAGTAGGTTATAACAAAAACTCAGCAGTCACCCCCCATCTCTTTCTCCCTAAGTTCAGCAATCCTTTTCCACTTTCCCAAAGCAAAGCACAAAAAACAGCTCACACCCCCTACCCCACCCCCCAATTAAAATCAAAATCTTAATTAATTTACCTCAAAACCCAAAATCCAAACACCAAATCTTGACTGATTTcccatttttaaaatattaaaaaaccaATCTTTTCCCCCTTTTATGGCAAAAAACAGACCCAAAAATTACATCTTTTCATCTCTTTTTAACAATATTACATGCCCTTTTTCTTTAACATATAGATATAagctatatatatgtattattcttGAGCTTCATATTATTAAAAAGCTCAGAGCTTTCAAATGGGTTCTTTATTTCTGCAAATGGGTGTTTGTATTTGGGTTGTTTTGATTAGTTTAAGTTGTAATCTTGTGGATTCACAAATTGAAAGTAGGCATGGTGTTCTTCAAGGAAGTGTTTTTATTGATGGGAAAGGTGCCATTGCAAAGATTGATAGTAACTTTATATGTGCAACAATGGACTGGTGGCCACCTGAGAAGTGTGATTATGGTACTTGTAGCTGGGGTAATGCATCTCTCCTAAATGTGGTATGTAGTGTGTGAGATTGATGTTACAACTAAATATTGTTTGTGTAGTTTTAATTGTTGCCATGGTGGACATCAATTTATCATTACTACTTTTATCAAGTgatttcttgatgtttttaagtttctAACAGCAACTTTTGTTAAATTTTGATTTTTTTGTACAAGTGTCAAACATTGCTTATGTAATTTGACAAAATAGTTGTTGCGCTTCGATAAATTCTTCATATTTTGTAGTTTTGTGTGTTTGAAAGCGTAAAGTTTCATTTATTGAAGTAATTTTGTTTTGTTGTGTGCAGGACCTAAACAACAAAATTTTCAAGAATGCCATTAAAGGTAAGAACAAAAGATAAAATTGCTCATTTTGTTCCATACTACTTAAAATACTTTGACCTCAAATGCCAAGCAAATTATTTTCAATTTCAAGAGGTTTATAGTCATCAATCTCTAAGAAATAAATGACTAAATTAACAATTACAGTAAGCAATTTAATTAAGAAAAGAACTTATGTTGAAAATAGGAGGGACTTTTTAAAATAAAAGTCACAGATTCTTTGCTTGTTAATTAACCAGTTAATTTGAAAAACTTTTGTGCAGCTTTTTCTACACTAAAGATCAGATTAGGAGGGACTTTGCAAGACAAAGTTGTTTACCAAACTGAAAATAGTCCCAAACCATGCACCGGATTCTCGATAAACAATACACAGTTATTTAAGTATACTGATGGCTGCCTACCTCTATCAAGATGGGATCAACTAAACAACTTCTTTAGAGAAACAGGGTAAAGCTGAATAACCCATATTTACAATTTTGTGAAATTTTAAATTACTTTGCTTATAATCATGACTTACATTCAGGGTGGAGATTATTTTCGGTTTGAACGCACTTACCGGTAGGAAAGTGGTGCCTGATCATCCAGCAGTTGGTCCTTGGGATTCTGCAAATGCTGAATCTTTGATGCGTTACACGGTTAAAAAAAATTACGCCATTTATGCTTGGGAGCTTGGTGAGTTCCCTCACCTAACACCATTTTAGGTTACAAATTGAAAATTTGAGAAATTAGCTAAGCATCATTGGCTTGGTCAGCTCACTTTTTTACGATTATTGGGATTTATTGGAAAAAACTAGAGGTTGCAGGAAGATGATCAAAGTGGGTATGTTTTTGTTGAATTAGAGCAGTTTTGTCCATAAAAAATACTAATAAGTCAGACTGTGCCAATTGGGATGTCAAATATAGTATCTTTTGAAGTATGAAGTCTTTGGGCGATTTAATAATTTTGGATAAATAACTTGCAAGGTTATGTGTAGTAAAAAAATTCACTTTGGGAGACTTTCAAACCTTTTGACCCATTCAGCCTGTTTGGAACGTTAAATCAACCCATAtgtaagtaaatgggtcaaaattgccacaTACAAATTTAATCATTCGAGTATCTGTTTGGAACGTTAAATCGACCCATATGCAAGTAAACGGGTCAAAATTGCTACATATAAATTTAATCATTCGAATATTGTGCAGGGAATGAGTTAAGTGCAAATGGAGTTGGAACAAGCGTAACAGCAGCTCAATACGCTTTAGACACATTGACCTTACGAAACATAGTTCAAGAAATCTACGAGGGGATCGAGCCTAAACCACGGATCATTGCACCCGGTGGTTTCTTTGATCCCAACTGGTTCAAGGAGTTTGTAGACAAAACACCTGAAACCCTAGACATTATCACTCATCACATATACAATCTTGGTCCAGGTATGCTGTTTTTGAAAAGTTAGCaaatttatttaaaatccgagatgcTCAATTTGAAAGCTTACAATTCCTTTTAATTTCTAACAGGGGTTGATCAACATCTTGTTGAAAAGATACTCGATCCATCGTATCTTGATGGTGAGGCTAATACGTTTAAGCAACTCGAAATTATCCTCAAGACCTCTATAACTTCTGCTTCTGCTTGGGTTGGTGAAGCTGGTGGTGCTTATAATAGTGGACATAATCTTGTCACCAATGCATTTGTCTTCAGTTTCTGGTAAGCAGTGTGAAAAGACAAAATTACCCTCTGTCAAACATTCAGCCGTAATGGGACATGGGTAATGTGCAGGTACTTGGATCAGCTAGGAATGTCATCTGTTTATGACACAAAAACATACTGCCGGCAAACTTTGATCGGAGGCAACTATGGTTTACTCAATACTACAACATTTGAACCCAATCCAGATTACTACAGGTTCATAACTGAAGTTTATGTGATGATTTGACTTTTTGAGGTCAAAGTTATAAATTTGTCTTCTTTTCAAGATTATAACTTGATCCTACATTTTTAATTCTCACCAGCGCTCTTCTGTGGCATCGGTTGATGGGTAGAAAGGTTCTTTCTACAAATTTCAGTGGAACGAAGAAAATTCGAGCTTATGCACATTGTGCCAAAGAATCTGTAAGTTTGCTATATTGATTTTAACAATATAGAGTTATTTTCTTATTCAATACATTAAAAGATTATAAAAGAAAATGGACCCTAAGTTTTGACGTGTTGGTCCAACCCACCCTGACCCATTTGACAATGAATGAAAAAAAGATCGCCCATTCCTGCCCAAACCGATCTTGACACTACCCAACCCGGACAACCTGTTTGTTTTGTCACATCTAGTTTAAAGTTGAAACCTTTGATAAAAACAACAATAACCATAGAAGGGCACTAATGTCATTTCCTAGTCTCACAATGCTTCTAATTTCGATTGCAGAAGGGAATAGTGCTACTACTTATCAATCTAGATAACAAAACTACGGTTGATGTAAGCTTATCTCTAAATAATACTTGGATTGTGCAAAATCTcaaatctcatcatcatcatcatcatcggcaTAAAGCAAACAGGCCACGTAATTCCAAAATCGGTGGAATAAACACAAGAGAAGAATACCATTTAACGGCCAAAAACGGAGATTTACATAGTCAAGTGATGCTGCTAAATGGTAAAGAGTTGGCTGTAAATTCAAATGGGGAAATACCACCATTGGAGCCTTTGTATGCAGATTCTTCGGAGGCCATAAGTGTTGCTCCTTTTTCTATTGTGTTTGCTCATATACCACATCTTACTTTGTATGCTTGCAGCAATTAAATAACAACATATACATACATGAAATGGAACTGAGAATCAGTTCCATTTTGGTTATTGATGATACATTTGAAAGTacttcttttattttatttattcttGAATATTTTTAAAAATGAATTGCATTATGATTGTTTATTTTGTTAGTGTTTGTGTATATCTTTCCTAAAAACTATGTATATGTTGCTAAAAGTTATTTGTATCCTTTTTTTTATCCCTATTTTGTCAAATGGGGCGGTGTTTTGTGGTTTAAATATGAACTTCTATAACTAAATCTCTTCGATCTGAAAAATATACAAGATTCATACATAATCTAGAGTCATGAAATGTTTATATAGCTATGAATTTGCATAAATACAACAGTTTTGGTTAGCAAAAGTTAGTCACCTTCTATTCAAAATTGTTGAAGGGATCCAAGTCAGCGGTAGTTAAAAAAGTCCGATCCTTCTTTAATCTATCTTCTTGAAACTTTGAGGTTCACTGCTTGCAAATGCTAACCATATGACTGTACCAGTGAGGTAGAAGAATATCGATGGTGCAAAGAGCGACAACTACATGAAAAATAAAAGGAAATTAATAGAAAACAGTTTTTTAATGAAGAAATGGGAAGTAGGCAAGGTTTGATAAAACTTACACCCCATGAATGTGTTGAATCAAGAAGATATCCGGTGAGAGCAACACCTACGATTCCAGGAACTGCCCCCACAGTATTAGTAATGCCCTAAATACCAATTGAAAATCTTCAGGGTCAAAGAAGTCATTTGACATTTCAAAGTCAAGCGTATGTAAAGTTACATAACTATTCAAGCTTTAAAACTACAGAAGCTATAAAGATAATCATTCATTCTCTTTTAAGAAGCGAATTGTGGTGATTTTAAGAGCTGTCCCAACGGTCCGACCCTGGGGGCCGCCCAGCCAACCGCCCACCTGGGCGCCGTTGGCAGCGGACCGCCCAGGCCACCGTGCTTCTCATCGCCTTTTTAAATCAGAATTGTGGACGAGTTTAACACATTTTTTCCACTGTAattttatttttcaaattttaatgtaatttttaattttaattattgtaatgtttttaatttcttaataaaagtttatttttatttaaataaatattgtttagaaaaaaataaaaagtaattaaaaaatataaaagaaaggtGTAACTGTTGGGAGTGTTTTTttgacagcgattgggatcaccagagaggaactaaaccacccgttgcgatcatctcccgtttcgactatgccgatgcagcgataataaccccgcccccatcgctgccctggaggaaaccttgaaaccgatccaagggcacagccaagtaaaaccccctcccctttatcccccccccccccccccccccccacccaccCACGATATGAGAAAGGTGCCATGGGTgaatacttcatggcagggatgaaattgtgttttttaatatgtagccaacgggggtcgaacccctgacctctcctAAAGAAGGCAGGCcatcaaccgctggaccacatcacaacttcctgttgggagtgtttagtcttgggtttagtcctgggaaggaagtgctgatgtggcgtCTAGTCCTGGAGGACTAAGACATAACCATTGGGACCTCTCTAAGCATTTAGATACACGTCATACAATTTCGACCCATGTAATATGAATTGTACACATATGACTCTTGTCAAGTAAAATGAACCCCGTTTAAATGGATAAAAAGTTGCAA comes from Rutidosis leptorrhynchoides isolate AG116_Rl617_1_P2 chromosome 4, CSIRO_AGI_Rlap_v1, whole genome shotgun sequence and encodes:
- the LOC139904189 gene encoding heparanase-like protein 3; this encodes MGSLFLQMGVCIWVVLISLSCNLVDSQIESRHGVLQGSVFIDGKGAIAKIDSNFICATMDWWPPEKCDYGTCSWGNASLLNVDLNNKIFKNAIKAFSTLKIRLGGTLQDKVVYQTENSPKPCTGFSINNTQLFKYTDGCLPLSRWDQLNNFFRETGVEIIFGLNALTGRKVVPDHPAVGPWDSANAESLMRYTVKKNYAIYAWELGNELSANGVGTSVTAAQYALDTLTLRNIVQEIYEGIEPKPRIIAPGGFFDPNWFKEFVDKTPETLDIITHHIYNLGPGVDQHLVEKILDPSYLDGEANTFKQLEIILKTSITSASAWVGEAGGAYNSGHNLVTNAFVFSFWYLDQLGMSSVYDTKTYCRQTLIGGNYGLLNTTTFEPNPDYYSALLWHRLMGRKVLSTNFSGTKKIRAYAHCAKESKGIVLLLINLDNKTTVDVSLSLNNTWIVQNLKSHHHHHHRHKANRPRNSKIGGINTREEYHLTAKNGDLHSQVMLLNGKELAVNSNGEIPPLEPLYADSSEAISVAPFSIVFAHIPHLTLYACSN